One genomic region from Ornithinimicrobium flavum encodes:
- a CDS encoding GNAT family N-acetyltransferase, translated as MRWTCSPDSCDPEAAERLLATVPEWFGLPEANADYIAAASSKETWTVRDEEGTVVGLTLVDRHFPHVAELHLMVVDRAHHGQGVGTAMVRAVEDDARARGVRLLQVKTLGASHRDAGYARTRHFYERVGFLPLEETDLWGEDNPCLFMVKPL; from the coding sequence GTGCGCTGGACCTGTTCCCCCGACTCCTGCGACCCCGAGGCGGCCGAGCGGCTCCTGGCGACGGTGCCGGAGTGGTTCGGCCTGCCCGAGGCCAACGCCGACTACATCGCGGCCGCCAGCAGCAAGGAGACGTGGACGGTACGGGACGAGGAGGGCACGGTCGTCGGCCTGACGCTGGTCGACCGGCACTTCCCGCACGTGGCGGAGCTCCACCTCATGGTCGTCGACCGCGCCCACCACGGGCAGGGCGTCGGGACCGCCATGGTGCGGGCCGTGGAGGACGACGCCCGCGCACGGGGGGTCCGGCTGCTCCAGGTGAAGACCCTCGGCGCCTCCCACCGCGACGCCGGGTATGCGCGGACCCGCCACTTCTACGAGCGCGTCGGCTTCCTGCCGCTCGAGGAGACCGACCTGTGGGGCGAGGACAACCCGTGCCTGTTCATGGTGAAACCGCTGTGA
- a CDS encoding nucleoside deaminase, which yields MQTPGYADWVRLALAEARATDEAEDVPIGAVVVDADGRVLGRGRNVRELEHDPTGHAEVVALREAGERRGSWRLDGCTLVVTLEPCAMCAGAALLARVDRVVFGAWDGKAGACGSVWDLPRDRRALHRVEVVGGVLEAECAALLLDFFDRRR from the coding sequence ATGCAGACACCGGGGTATGCCGACTGGGTGCGGCTGGCGCTCGCCGAGGCCCGGGCGACCGACGAGGCCGAGGACGTGCCGATCGGTGCCGTCGTGGTGGACGCGGACGGCCGGGTGCTCGGCCGGGGGCGCAACGTGCGCGAGCTCGAGCACGACCCCACCGGGCACGCGGAGGTGGTGGCGCTGCGCGAGGCGGGAGAGCGGCGCGGGTCCTGGCGCCTGGACGGGTGCACGCTGGTCGTGACCCTCGAGCCGTGCGCGATGTGCGCCGGCGCCGCCCTGCTCGCCCGTGTCGACCGGGTCGTCTTCGGCGCCTGGGACGGCAAGGCCGGCGCCTGCGGGTCCGTCTGGGACCTGCCGCGCGACCGCCGGGCCCTGCACCGGGTCGAGGTGGTGGGCGGGGTGCTGGAGGCCGAGTGCGCGGCGCTGCTGCTCGACTTCTTCGACCGACGCCGCTGA
- the upp gene encoding uracil phosphoribosyltransferase, with protein MRVHVADHPLIAHKLTYLRDKRTDTPTFRRLADELVTLLAYEATREVRVAPFDIETPVAATQGIHLATPKPLVVPILRAGLGMLDGMMRMLPTAEVGFLGLVRNEETFEAHTYANRLPDDLDKRQCYVLDPMLATGGTLIAAIQYLVERGADDITAITLLSAPEGIERVQAELVDIGRPVTLVTGAIDERLNDQGYIVPGLGDAGDRLYGVV; from the coding sequence ATGCGCGTCCACGTTGCCGACCACCCGCTCATCGCCCACAAGCTGACCTACCTGCGGGACAAGCGCACGGACACCCCGACCTTCCGCCGGCTCGCGGACGAGCTGGTCACGCTCCTCGCCTACGAGGCCACCCGCGAGGTGCGGGTCGCCCCCTTCGACATCGAGACCCCCGTCGCCGCGACCCAGGGCATCCACCTCGCCACCCCGAAGCCGCTGGTCGTGCCCATCCTGCGGGCCGGCCTGGGGATGCTGGACGGGATGATGCGCATGCTCCCGACCGCCGAGGTGGGCTTCCTGGGGCTGGTCCGCAACGAGGAGACCTTCGAGGCGCACACCTACGCCAACCGGCTGCCGGACGACCTCGACAAGCGCCAGTGCTACGTCCTGGACCCCATGCTGGCCACCGGCGGCACGCTCATCGCGGCGATCCAGTACCTCGTGGAGCGCGGCGCCGACGACATCACCGCCATCACCCTCCTGTCCGCGCCCGAGGGCATCGAGCGGGTGCAGGCCGAGCTGGTCGACATCGGCCGGCCGGTCACCCTGGTCACCGGGGCGATCGACGAGCGGCTGAACGACCAGGGCTACATCGTCCCCGGGCTGGGCGACGCGGGAGACCGGCTCTACGGGGTCGTCTGA